A genomic window from Punica granatum isolate Tunisia-2019 chromosome 2, ASM765513v2, whole genome shotgun sequence includes:
- the LOC116197331 gene encoding 7-deoxyloganetin glucosyltransferase-like has protein sequence MDKCSMKPHVLCIPHPAQGHINPMLKLAKLLHFKGFYVTFVHTEFNYNRLAKSDGRCFLPGSTDFRYEVISDGLPPTNPRGILDLPSLSLTLPVEGLRSFRELVKRLIISSDDGAPPLSCIVSDGVMSFTIEVARESGIPEMILFTPSGCGMLGYLQFERLMENHVIPLKDESCLSNGYLDTTIDWVAPMGKIRLWDLPTFIRTTNPDDIMLNYNLESINNTSKADGVILNTFDDLEHEVLEAIRTKFPNLYTIGPLPMLHQELSSSNLSSFKSNLWKEDTRCLDWLEGREPGSVVYVNFGSLIIMTSDQLNEFAWGLANSKYHFLWVIRPDLVDGGDEAISKAYLDEITDRGLLVEWCPQERVLAHPSVGVFLTHCGWNSTLESISGGVPIICWPFFAEQQTNCLYSCTEWGVGLEIDSDAKRGKVEGIVREMMEGETGKRMKESALRWRMRGLSAVRQGGSSYTNFVRLVECLKGGVSSD, from the exons ATGGATAAGTGCTCAATGAAGCCCCATGTCCTATGCATTCCTCATCCAGCCCAAGGCCATATCAATCCTATGCTTAAACTGGCAAAGCTCCTTCACTTCAAAGGCTTCTACGTCACCTTCGTTCACACGGAATTCAACTACAACCGCCTCGCCAAGTCCGATGGGCGATGCTTCCTCCCAGGCTCAACCGACTTCCGGTATGAAGTGATCTCCGATGGACTCCCCCCAACAAACCCTAGAGGCATACTCGACCTCCCATCCCTGAGTCTGACCCTGCCGGTTGAGGGACTACGCTCGTTCAGGGAGCTGGTGAAGAGGTTGATCATCAGTTCGGATGACGGTGCGCCGCCGTTAAGTTGCATAGTTTCCGACGGGGTCATGAGTTTTACCATCGAAGTAGCCCGGGAATCCGGGATTCCGGAAATGATTCTTTTCACTCCGAGTGGTTGTGGGATGTTAGGGTACCTTCAATTTGAGAGACTAATGGAAAACCATGTAATTCCACTTAAAG ATGAGAGCTGCTTGAGCAATGGCTATCTTGACACTACGATTGATTGGGTGGCTCCGATGGGCAAAATCCGATTGTGGGATCTTCCGACCTTCATCCGGACCACAAACCCAGATGACATAATGTTAAACTACAACTTGGAGTCGATTAACAATACCTCGAAAGCCGACGGTGTCATCCTCAACACCTTTGACGACCTCGAGCACGAGGTGCTAGAAGCCATAAGAACCAAATTCCCAAACCTTTACACAATCGGCCCACTCCCGATGCTTCATCAGGAGCTCTCATCATCAAACTTGTCGTCGTTCAAGTCAAACTTGTGGAAGGAAGACACGCGGTGCTTGGACTGGCTCGAGGGGAGAGAGCCCGGGAGCGTCGTGTACGTGAACTTTGGGAGTCTAATCATCATGACAAGTGACCAGTTGAATGAGTTTGCTTGGGGACTTGCCAATAGCAAGTACCATTTCCTATGGGTCATTAGGCCCGACCTAGTGGACGGTGGGGATGAAGCAATTTCAAAAGCCTACTTGGATGAGATAACCGATAGGGGCTTGCTGGTGGAATGGTGCCCACAGGAGAGAGTCCTCGCCCACCCGTCAGTCGGGGTGTTCCTGACTCATTGCGGGTGGAACTCCACGCTGGAGAGCATCTCCGGGGGCGTGCCGATTATCTGCTGGCCATTTTTCGCCGAGCAGCAGACGAATTGCCTGTACAGCTGCACCGAGTGGGGGGTCGGCTTGGAGATAGACAGCGATGCGAAGAGAGGGAAGGTCGAGGGGATAGTGCGGGAGATGATGGAAGGCGAGACGGGGAAGAGAATGAAGGAAAGTGCTCTTAGGTGGAGGATGAGAGGCCTAAGTGCCGTAAGGCAAGGGGGTAGTTCTTATACTAACTTCGTGAGGTTAGTCGAGTGCCTAAAAGGAGGAGTTTCGAGTGACTGA
- the LOC116198086 gene encoding metacaspase-3-like, which translates to MSPMATRRDRYCSYCGRQLLAHPDANSVKCTCGFVTRLRPRIPIPRRNGVQQAAANLALGLLGRVTSALNTLNANQQPRPTMPNPDPPSVDTPKPDPQNPDQPNRSYNFGPPAPPQPLSPPPAHGRKRAVLCGVSYRGKQHMLKGSVNDVKNMRFFLTNRMGFPSGSILVLTEEELDPSRIPTKHNILMALRWLVHGVRAGDSLVFHFSGHGSKQMDMDMDELDGYDETICPVDHEISGKIVDDEINSIIVRPLPREARLHAIIDSCYSGTVLDLPFLCRIKKDGFYRWEDHQLPSAAYRGTNGGVAICISACDDHETSADTSAFLVDTVTGAMTFSFIQAMANYSSGHPTYGHLLNAMRTAIRQAKAGDGYREPAAGSMQEPQLSSSEKFEIYSAKIAL; encoded by the exons ATGT CACCAATGGCAACTCGAAGAGACAGATATTGCAGCTATTGCGGACGCCAACTCCTCGCTCACCCAGACGCAAATTCAGTTAAGTGCACATGCGGATTTGTAACTCGACTCCGCCCCCGGATTCCGATTCCTCGGCGGAACGGAGTCCAGCAGGCAGCTGCCAATTTGGCCTTGGGCTTGCTCGGCCGGGTCACAAGTGCTCTCAACACCTTGAATGCTAATCAACAACCCAGGCCGACCATGCCGAACCCAGACCCCCCAAGtgtggacactcctaagccgGACCCACAGAACCCGGACCAGCCAAACCGGAGCTATAACTTTGGGCCTCCAGCACCGCCGCAGCCTCTGTCGCCTCCCCCAGCACATG GTAGGAAGCGTGCAGTGCTATGCGGAGTAAGCTACCGGGGGAAGCAGCACATGCTAAAAGGAAGCGTGAACGATGTCAAGAACATGAGGTTCTTCCTCACAAACCGTATGGGATTCCCTAGCGGTTCTATACTTGTCCTTACCG AAGAAGAGTTAGACCCATCCCGAATCCCGACAAAGCACAACATCCTGATGGCTCTGAGGTGGCTGGTTCATGGTGTCCGAGCAGGGGACTCGCTTGTGTTCCACTTCTCAGGGCATGGATCGAAACAGATGGACATGGACATGGACGAGCTAGACGGCTATGATGAGACCATCTGCCCTGTTGACCATGAGATCTCAGGGAAGATAGTAGACGATGAGATAAACTCGATCATCGTGAGGCCCCTGCCTCGAGAGGCTCGACTTCATGCAATCATTGATTCTTGCTACAGCGGGACCGTGCTGGACCTGCCCTTCCTCTGTAGGATCAAAAA GGACGGATTCTATAGATGGGAAGATCATCAACTTCCATCAGCCGCTTACAGAGGAACCAATGGCGGCGTCGCAATCTGTATCAGCGCCTGCGATGATCATGAAACCTCCGCCGACACTTCG GCTTTCTTGGTGGACACTGTGACTGGGGCGATGACCTTTAGCTTCATTCAAGCGATGGCAAATTATTCATCGGGTCATCCAACATACGGTCACCTGCTCAACGCGATGCGCACAGCTATTCGACAGGCCAAAGCAGGGGATGGCTACAGAGAACCCGCTGCCGGATCTATGCAG GAACCTCAACTGTCATCTTCCGAGAAGTTCGAGATCTACTCGGCAAAAATCGCACTCTGA
- the LOC116198089 gene encoding metacaspase-1-like — protein sequence MKQLLMERFGFVEESIRILTEEEKDQRRIPTKKNIQEALDWLVQDSRSGDSLVFYFSGHGLRVLENIEGDELDGFDESICPVDFTKEGTILDDEINSRIIRPLKEGVTLHAIVDSCHSGTILDLPNVYDYKLGKWSDNRPPSGATKGTMGGLAISLSACADAEIAADTS from the exons ATGAAACAGTTGCTGATGGAAAgatttgggtttgtggaggAGAGCATCCGCATCCTCACAG AAGAGGAGAAAGACCAGCGGAGAATCCCGACCAAGAAGAACATCCAGGAGGCACTGGACTGGCTTGTACAGGACAGCCGGTCCGGGGACTCGCTCGTCTTCTACTTCTCAGGTCATGGTCTACGGGTGCTAGAAAATATAGAGGGTGACGAACTTGACGGCTTCGACGAGAGCATCTGCCCGGTCGACTTCACCAAGGAAGGCACGATCCTCGACGACGAGATAAACTCCAGGATCATCCGGCCTCTCAAGGAAGGCGTCACCCTCCATGCCATTGTTGATTCCTGTCACAGTGGGACCATCCTAGACCTGCCCAATGTTTATGACTATAAATT gggaaagtgGTCGGACAATAGACCTCCCTCAGGTGCCACGAAAGGGACAATGGGTGGACTTGCCATCAGCTTAAGTGCTTGTGCTGATGCAGAAATTGCTGCAGATACCTCT TAA